The Trinickia acidisoli genome includes a window with the following:
- a CDS encoding enoyl-CoA hydratase/isomerase family protein: MTDTTTPGDLAPYAHYRSLRLRRHPHGVLEIVMSGEGMNKSGLAAADDRMHRELAEIWRDVDRDPDTRVAVIRGEGKGFSAGGDLGLVEQMADRFEVRSRVWREARDLVYNVINCSKPIVSAMHGPAVGAGLVAGLLADVSIAANDARIIDGHTRLGVAAGDHAAIVWPLLCGMAKAKYYLLLCEAVSGAEAERIGLVSLAVDEADLLPKAFEVAARLAQGSQSAIRWTKYALNNWLRMAGPTFDTSLALEFMGFSGPDVREGIRSLRERRAPDFPGGDEFS; the protein is encoded by the coding sequence ATGACCGACACCACGACCCCCGGCGACTTGGCGCCCTACGCGCATTACCGCTCGCTGCGCTTGCGGCGTCATCCGCACGGCGTGCTCGAAATCGTCATGAGCGGGGAAGGGATGAACAAAAGCGGGCTCGCGGCCGCGGACGATCGCATGCATCGCGAGCTTGCCGAGATTTGGCGCGACGTCGATCGCGATCCGGACACGCGGGTCGCCGTGATTCGCGGCGAGGGCAAAGGTTTTTCGGCGGGCGGCGATCTCGGCCTCGTCGAGCAGATGGCCGATCGCTTCGAGGTGCGCTCGCGCGTCTGGCGCGAGGCGCGCGACCTCGTCTACAACGTCATCAACTGCAGCAAGCCGATCGTCTCGGCGATGCATGGGCCAGCCGTCGGCGCCGGGCTCGTGGCCGGTTTGCTGGCCGACGTATCGATCGCAGCCAACGACGCGCGCATCATCGACGGCCACACGCGCCTAGGCGTCGCGGCCGGCGATCATGCCGCCATCGTGTGGCCGCTCCTGTGCGGGATGGCCAAAGCGAAGTACTACTTGCTGCTGTGCGAGGCCGTGAGCGGGGCCGAGGCCGAGCGGATCGGGCTCGTTTCGCTGGCGGTCGACGAAGCCGACTTGCTGCCGAAGGCGTTCGAGGTGGCGGCGCGGCTCGCGCAGGGCTCGCAGAGCGCGATCCGCTGGACCAAATATGCGCTCAACAACTGGTTGCGCATGGCGGGGCCGACGTTCGATACGTCGCTCGCGCTCGAATTCATGGGCTTCTCGGGCCCGGACGTGCGCGAGGGCATTCGCTCGTTGCGCGAGCGGCGCGCGCCCGACTTCCCGGGCGGCGACGAATTTTCTTGA
- a CDS encoding fumarylacetoacetate hydrolase family protein, producing MKLATLKDGTRDGQLIVVSRDLRTAAIADSIAPTLQRALDDWPFYAPQLAELYDALNQSRARHPFAFEQKDCMAPLPRAFQWADGSAYVNHVELVRRARGADMPPEFWTDPLMYQGGSDDFLGPREDIVCASEAFGIDFEAEVAVIASDVPMGTAPETALKAVRLLMLVNDVSLRNLIPAELAKGFGFFQSKPATAFSPVAVTPDELGEHWREGRVERPMIVHWNGKKVGQPDAGVDMVFHFGQLIAHAAKTRNLRAGSIVGSGTVSNKDAQRGYCCIAEKRCLETIANGAPQTEFMKYGDTVKIEMFDQAGKSIFGAIEQSVAPREHA from the coding sequence ATGAAACTTGCCACGCTCAAAGACGGTACGCGCGACGGTCAACTCATCGTCGTCTCGCGCGATCTGCGCACGGCCGCCATCGCCGACAGCATCGCGCCGACGCTGCAGCGCGCGCTCGACGATTGGCCCTTCTACGCGCCGCAGCTCGCCGAGCTCTACGATGCGCTGAATCAGAGCCGCGCCCGTCATCCCTTCGCGTTCGAGCAGAAGGACTGCATGGCGCCGTTGCCGCGCGCATTCCAGTGGGCCGACGGTTCGGCGTACGTGAATCATGTCGAGCTCGTGCGCCGCGCGCGCGGCGCCGACATGCCGCCTGAATTCTGGACCGACCCGCTGATGTATCAAGGCGGCAGCGACGACTTCCTCGGTCCGCGCGAGGACATCGTCTGCGCGTCGGAGGCGTTCGGCATCGACTTCGAGGCCGAAGTGGCCGTTATCGCGTCCGACGTGCCGATGGGCACCGCGCCTGAGACGGCGCTCAAGGCCGTGCGCCTGCTCATGCTCGTCAACGACGTCTCGCTGCGCAACCTGATTCCGGCGGAACTCGCAAAGGGCTTCGGCTTCTTTCAAAGCAAGCCGGCCACGGCGTTTTCGCCCGTGGCCGTGACGCCCGACGAACTCGGCGAGCATTGGCGCGAGGGCCGCGTCGAGCGGCCGATGATCGTTCACTGGAACGGAAAGAAGGTTGGCCAACCCGACGCGGGTGTCGACATGGTGTTCCACTTCGGCCAGCTCATCGCGCATGCGGCGAAGACGCGCAACTTGCGCGCCGGCTCGATCGTGGGCTCGGGTACCGTCTCGAACAAGGACGCGCAGCGCGGGTATTGCTGCATCGCTGAAAAGCGCTGCCTGGAGACGATCGCGAACGGCGCGCCGCAAACGGAGTTCATGAAATACGGCGATACCGTCAAGATCGAGATGTTCGATCAGGCCGGCAAGTCGATCTTCGGGGCGATCGAGCAATCGGTCGCCCCGCGCGAGCACGCGTGA
- a CDS encoding IclR family transcriptional regulator, producing the protein MSANPSSSHDPLDPALGDPHEPLDDAVEGEEKVRTGIQSIEVGFRLLEVLTNEPRAMMLRDLAKCAQMSPAKAHRYLVSFLRLGIVAQDPVSGRYELGGFALQMGLARLARVDGVKLARLALGALRDRLDVTVGIAVWGNLGPTVVHWTESSHPAKASLKLGDVMPLLGSATGLLFAAYLPRGKTAALIERELADSRRSAHTTGPRSEAELERVLDEIRAHGAARVAGMLLPTIHAFCMPVFDASGDLALGLIALGHEGTFDLSWDGEIALALKACASKLSYELGYSDMPR; encoded by the coding sequence ATGTCCGCCAATCCGTCTTCCTCGCATGACCCGCTCGATCCCGCGCTCGGCGATCCGCACGAGCCGCTCGACGATGCCGTCGAAGGCGAGGAGAAGGTGCGTACGGGGATTCAGTCGATCGAGGTCGGGTTTCGCCTGCTGGAAGTGCTCACGAACGAGCCGCGCGCGATGATGCTGCGCGATCTGGCCAAGTGCGCGCAGATGAGCCCCGCGAAGGCGCACCGCTACCTCGTGAGCTTCTTGCGCTTGGGCATCGTGGCGCAGGACCCGGTGTCGGGCCGCTACGAGCTGGGCGGATTCGCCCTGCAGATGGGGCTCGCGCGGCTCGCGCGCGTGGACGGCGTCAAGCTTGCGCGGCTTGCCCTCGGGGCGCTGCGCGATCGGCTCGACGTCACGGTCGGCATCGCCGTGTGGGGTAACCTGGGGCCGACGGTCGTCCATTGGACGGAATCGAGCCACCCGGCGAAAGCGTCGCTCAAGCTCGGCGACGTCATGCCGTTGCTCGGCTCGGCCACGGGCCTACTGTTCGCGGCCTATCTGCCGCGCGGCAAGACAGCGGCGCTGATCGAGCGCGAACTCGCCGACTCGCGCCGCTCAGCGCATACGACCGGGCCGCGCAGCGAAGCCGAGCTCGAGCGCGTGCTCGACGAAATCCGCGCGCACGGAGCCGCGCGCGTGGCGGGCATGCTGCTGCCGACCATTCACGCTTTTTGCATGCCCGTGTTCGACGCCTCGGGCGATCTTGCGCTAGGGCTCATTGCGCTGGGGCACGAAGGCACGTTCGATCTGTCGTGGGATGGGGAGATTGCGCTCGCGCTGAAAGCATGCGCAAGCAAGCTGTCCTACGAACTCGGCTACAGCGACATGCCGCGGTAG
- a CDS encoding DUF3108 domain-containing protein produces MSSLLSSDTARPGPARSGTRQLVRRWGIALATVVALHGAALVWFDRYHDAFAPEAVKPPLQVALLTAQPIARDTARARPRHPAEARPAPVHAAQSSQTPVLHALAPAETAPKSPEAASETQRDATGRSAAAGASAPSAWHAAAAAPASAPSAGVRFSVPPSGNLHYNTFYNGVENAPGTIQWESDGDGYTMIVSVPLPFVGTFSYESRGRIDAFGLAPERYIEKRGRRPEEVTTFDRTARRIGFTRTSATLALPNGAQDRFSMVMQLASLVRGDPDAYTPGVTRSFYVADDDSGELWPIETIGDESIRTAEGFLETRHFTRLPRHEGDRRRIDVWLAPSLGWLPARIVQTEPNGSQIELVWRGPLVAPGAENAVSKGRTPDDSSDAKEVDTGPAEVGPAREHP; encoded by the coding sequence ATGTCGTCCCTACTCTCCTCCGACACCGCTCGCCCCGGCCCCGCTCGCAGCGGGACGCGCCAGCTCGTCCGGCGCTGGGGCATCGCGCTTGCGACGGTCGTCGCGCTCCATGGCGCGGCGCTCGTGTGGTTCGATCGGTACCACGATGCGTTCGCCCCGGAAGCGGTCAAGCCGCCGCTGCAGGTGGCGCTGTTGACCGCGCAACCGATCGCACGCGATACGGCACGCGCGCGTCCCCGTCATCCGGCCGAGGCGCGCCCCGCGCCGGTGCACGCGGCGCAATCCAGTCAAACGCCGGTATTACACGCGCTCGCCCCCGCCGAGACCGCGCCCAAGTCACCCGAGGCGGCGAGCGAAACACAGCGCGACGCAACGGGGCGAAGCGCGGCAGCCGGTGCATCCGCGCCGAGCGCCTGGCACGCCGCCGCGGCGGCGCCAGCAAGCGCACCGAGCGCGGGCGTACGCTTCTCCGTCCCGCCATCGGGAAATTTGCACTACAACACGTTTTACAACGGGGTGGAAAACGCGCCCGGTACGATCCAGTGGGAGAGCGACGGCGATGGCTATACGATGATCGTCTCGGTACCGCTGCCGTTCGTCGGCACGTTCTCGTACGAGAGCCGCGGCCGCATCGACGCGTTCGGTCTTGCACCTGAACGCTACATCGAAAAACGCGGACGCCGCCCCGAAGAGGTGACGACGTTCGATCGCACGGCGCGGCGCATCGGCTTCACGCGCACGAGCGCGACGCTCGCGTTGCCGAACGGCGCGCAAGATCGCTTCAGCATGGTCATGCAGCTCGCAAGCCTCGTGCGCGGTGACCCGGATGCCTACACGCCCGGCGTCACGCGTTCGTTCTACGTGGCCGACGACGATAGCGGCGAGTTGTGGCCGATCGAGACGATCGGCGACGAATCGATTCGGACTGCCGAAGGTTTCCTCGAGACGCGCCACTTCACGAGACTGCCGCGACACGAGGGCGATCGTCGCCGCATCGACGTCTGGCTTGCTCCATCGCTCGGCTGGCTGCCCGCCCGGATCGTGCAGACGGAGCCCAACGGCTCGCAGATCGAACTCGTTTGGCGCGGCCCGCTCGTCGCCCCGGGCGCGGAAAATGCGGTATCGAAGGGAAGGACACCGGATGATTCTTCCGATGCCAAGGAGGTCGATACCGGGCCGGCCGAAGTCGGGCCAGCACGCGAGCACCCCTAA
- a CDS encoding BTH_I0359 family protein, protein MQMIYNSPNYCVVEFAPQADHLAMNAGGYEIVDKNAQREIFIEGAMAAQFREHVRKLIEEEPTLDEVDEFLGQFDSLMTQPVVLH, encoded by the coding sequence ATGCAAATGATCTACAACAGCCCCAACTATTGTGTCGTCGAGTTCGCGCCGCAAGCAGACCATCTGGCGATGAACGCGGGTGGCTACGAAATCGTAGACAAGAACGCGCAGCGCGAAATCTTCATCGAAGGTGCAATGGCGGCACAGTTTCGCGAACACGTCCGCAAGCTGATCGAAGAAGAACCCACGCTCGACGAAGTCGACGAGTTCCTCGGTCAATTCGACAGTCTCATGACGCAGCCCGTGGTGCTCCACTAA
- a CDS encoding homocysteine S-methyltransferase family protein: protein MNSSAAASAASPTTGTHYTRGAKLPALLASRILILDGAMGTMIQRYKLDEARYRGERFKDFARDVKGNNELLSLTQPHIIREIHEQYLAAGADIIETNTFGATTVAQADYGMESLVREMNLESAKLARAACDQYSTPDQPRFVAGAIGPTPKTASISPDVNDPGARNVTYDELRATYYEQAQALLEGGADLFLVETIFDTLNAKAALFALDELFENTGEVLPIMISGTVTDASGRILSGQTVEAFWNSLRHAKPLTFGLNCALGAALMRPYIAELAKLCDTYVSCYPNAGLPNPMSDTGFDETPEDTSRQLKEFAQAGLVNLAGGCCGTTPEHIAAIAKALSGVKPRAWAHYRDAA from the coding sequence ATGAATTCGTCCGCCGCCGCTTCCGCCGCATCGCCCACTACCGGCACGCATTACACGCGGGGCGCAAAACTGCCCGCGCTGCTAGCGTCGCGCATTCTGATTCTGGACGGCGCGATGGGCACGATGATCCAACGCTACAAGCTCGACGAAGCGCGCTATCGCGGCGAGCGCTTCAAGGATTTCGCGCGCGACGTAAAAGGCAACAACGAGCTGCTGTCGCTCACGCAGCCGCACATCATCCGCGAGATCCACGAGCAGTATCTCGCGGCGGGCGCCGACATCATCGAAACCAACACGTTCGGCGCCACGACGGTTGCACAGGCCGACTACGGAATGGAATCGCTCGTGCGTGAGATGAATCTCGAGTCGGCCAAACTTGCGCGCGCGGCCTGCGACCAATACTCGACGCCCGACCAGCCGCGCTTCGTCGCCGGCGCGATCGGGCCGACGCCCAAAACGGCCAGCATCTCGCCCGACGTGAATGATCCTGGTGCCCGCAACGTCACGTACGACGAGCTGCGCGCGACCTACTACGAGCAGGCGCAAGCGCTGCTCGAGGGCGGCGCCGACCTGTTTCTCGTCGAGACCATCTTCGACACGCTCAACGCCAAGGCCGCGCTGTTCGCACTCGATGAGTTGTTCGAGAACACGGGGGAAGTGCTGCCGATCATGATTTCCGGCACGGTGACGGACGCATCGGGCCGCATTCTCTCGGGGCAGACGGTCGAAGCGTTCTGGAATTCGCTGCGCCACGCGAAGCCGCTGACGTTCGGGCTGAACTGCGCGCTCGGCGCCGCACTGATGCGCCCGTACATCGCCGAACTCGCCAAGCTCTGCGACACCTACGTGTCGTGCTATCCGAACGCCGGCCTGCCGAATCCGATGAGCGACACCGGCTTCGACGAAACGCCGGAAGACACGTCGAGGCAACTGAAGGAGTTCGCACAAGCCGGGCTCGTGAATCTCGCCGGCGGCTGCTGCGGGACGACTCCCGAGCATATCGCGGCGATAGCCAAAGCGCTGAGCGGCGTGAAGCCGCGCGCGTGGGCACACTATCGCGACGCGGCTTGA
- the metH gene encoding methionine synthase: protein MTEHMMRLAGLEPFNVASGALFINVGERTNVTGSKAFARMILNNQFDDALAVARQQVENGAQIIDINMDEAMLDSKAAMVRFLNLIASEPDIARVPIMIDSSKWEVIEAGLKCVQGKAIVNSISLKEGEDAFRHHARLIRRYGAAAVVMAFDETGQADTFERKTQICARSYRFLVDEVGFEPEDIIFDPNIFAVATGIEEHNNYAVDFIEATRWIKQHLPYAKISGGVSNVSFSFRGNDPVREAIHTVFLYHAIQAGMDMGIVNAGQLGVYADLDAELRERVEDVILNRRADATDRLLEIADKFKIGGAKKEENLEWRNQGVEARLSHALVHGITNFIVDDTEEVRQKIDAAGGRPINVIEGPLMDGMNIVGDLFGQGKMFLPQVVKSARVMKQAVAHLIPFIEEEKKRLAAAGGDVRAKGKIVIATVKGDVHDIGKNIVSVVLQCNNFEVVNMGVMVPCNEILAKAKVEGADIVGLSGLITPSLEEMAYVASEMQRDEYFRVKKIPLLIGGATTSRVHTAVKIAPHYEGPVVYVPDASRSVSVASNLLSDEGAAKYLDDLKTEYDRIRVQHANKKAQPMVTLAAARANKAKIDWAAYQPVKPAFIGRRVFKNYDLNELVQYIDWGPFFQTWDLAGPYPAILNDEIVGESARRVFSDAKSMLARLIQGRWLTANGVMALLPANTVGDDDIEIYTDESRTQVAMTWRNLRQQSVRPVVDGVMRPNRSLADFIAPKDSGVADHIGLFAVTAGIGVDAKEKQFLADLDDYSAIMLKALADRLAEAFAEAMHARVRRELWGYVSNEALDNEALIAERYVGIRPAPGYPACPDHLVKRDMFTTLKADEIGMTVTESLAMLPAASVSGFYIAHPESRYFSVGKIDRDQVEDFARRNEIAMPDAERALAPLL, encoded by the coding sequence ATGACCGAACACATGATGCGCCTTGCCGGCCTCGAGCCGTTTAACGTCGCCTCCGGCGCGCTCTTCATCAACGTCGGTGAACGCACGAACGTCACGGGCTCCAAGGCGTTCGCACGCATGATCCTGAACAACCAGTTCGACGATGCGCTCGCCGTCGCGCGCCAGCAAGTCGAGAACGGTGCGCAGATCATCGACATCAACATGGATGAAGCGATGCTCGATTCGAAAGCGGCCATGGTGCGCTTTCTGAACCTCATCGCCTCCGAGCCCGACATCGCGCGCGTGCCGATCATGATCGACTCGTCGAAGTGGGAAGTGATCGAGGCGGGCCTCAAATGCGTGCAAGGCAAGGCCATCGTCAACTCGATCTCGCTGAAGGAAGGCGAAGACGCGTTCCGCCATCACGCGCGACTCATTCGCCGCTATGGCGCCGCGGCCGTCGTGATGGCGTTCGACGAAACGGGCCAGGCCGATACGTTCGAGCGCAAGACGCAGATCTGCGCGCGCTCGTATCGATTCCTCGTCGACGAAGTGGGCTTCGAGCCCGAAGACATCATCTTCGATCCGAACATCTTCGCCGTCGCAACGGGCATCGAAGAGCACAACAACTACGCCGTCGATTTCATCGAGGCCACGCGCTGGATCAAGCAGCACCTGCCCTACGCGAAGATCAGCGGCGGCGTGTCGAACGTCTCGTTCTCGTTCCGCGGCAACGACCCGGTGCGCGAAGCGATCCACACGGTGTTCCTCTATCACGCGATCCAAGCGGGGATGGACATGGGCATCGTCAACGCCGGGCAGCTCGGCGTCTATGCCGATCTCGATGCCGAGTTGCGCGAGCGTGTCGAAGATGTCATTCTCAATCGCCGCGCCGATGCCACCGACCGCCTGCTCGAGATCGCCGATAAGTTCAAGATCGGCGGAGCGAAGAAGGAAGAGAACCTCGAATGGCGCAATCAGGGCGTCGAAGCGCGTCTTTCCCATGCGCTCGTGCACGGCATCACGAACTTCATCGTCGACGACACCGAAGAGGTCCGCCAGAAGATCGATGCCGCGGGCGGGCGTCCGATCAACGTGATCGAAGGGCCGCTGATGGACGGCATGAACATCGTCGGCGACTTGTTCGGGCAGGGCAAGATGTTCCTGCCTCAGGTGGTCAAGTCGGCGCGCGTCATGAAGCAAGCCGTCGCGCATTTGATCCCGTTCATCGAAGAGGAAAAGAAGCGGCTCGCCGCGGCGGGCGGCGACGTGCGCGCGAAAGGCAAGATCGTCATCGCCACGGTGAAGGGCGACGTGCACGACATCGGCAAGAACATCGTGTCGGTCGTGCTCCAGTGCAACAACTTCGAAGTCGTCAACATGGGCGTCATGGTCCCGTGCAACGAGATCCTCGCCAAAGCGAAGGTCGAGGGCGCGGACATCGTCGGCCTATCGGGGCTCATCACGCCGAGCCTCGAGGAGATGGCCTATGTCGCCTCGGAAATGCAGCGCGACGAGTACTTCCGCGTCAAGAAGATCCCGCTCTTGATCGGCGGCGCGACGACCTCGCGCGTGCACACGGCCGTCAAGATCGCGCCGCACTACGAAGGGCCCGTCGTCTATGTACCCGATGCCTCCCGGTCGGTGTCGGTCGCCTCGAATCTGCTGTCTGACGAAGGCGCGGCCAAGTATCTCGACGATCTCAAGACCGAATACGATCGTATCCGCGTGCAGCACGCCAACAAGAAGGCGCAGCCGATGGTGACGCTCGCCGCGGCGCGCGCGAACAAAGCGAAGATCGATTGGGCCGCTTATCAGCCCGTCAAACCCGCATTCATCGGCCGGCGCGTGTTCAAGAACTACGATCTGAACGAGCTCGTCCAGTACATCGATTGGGGCCCGTTCTTCCAAACTTGGGATCTGGCCGGCCCCTATCCCGCGATTCTCAACGACGAGATCGTCGGCGAATCGGCGCGGCGCGTGTTCTCCGACGCCAAATCGATGCTCGCGCGGCTGATTCAAGGCCGCTGGCTGACCGCGAACGGCGTGATGGCGCTACTGCCCGCGAACACGGTCGGCGATGACGACATCGAGATCTATACCGATGAATCGCGCACGCAAGTGGCGATGACGTGGCGCAACCTGCGTCAGCAAAGCGTGCGGCCCGTGGTTGACGGCGTGATGCGGCCGAACCGCTCGCTCGCCGATTTCATCGCGCCCAAAGACTCGGGCGTGGCCGACCACATCGGCCTATTCGCGGTGACGGCCGGCATCGGCGTCGACGCGAAGGAAAAGCAATTCCTCGCGGACCTCGACGACTACAGCGCGATCATGCTCAAAGCGCTCGCCGACCGCTTGGCCGAAGCGTTTGCCGAAGCGATGCACGCGCGCGTGCGGCGCGAACTCTGGGGCTACGTGTCGAACGAAGCGCTCGACAACGAGGCGCTCATCGCCGAGCGCTACGTGGGCATCCGCCCTGCGCCCGGCTATCCGGCCTGCCCCGATCACCTCGTCAAGCGCGACATGTTTACCACGCTCAAGGCCGACGAGATCGGCATGACGGTGACCGAATCGCTCGCGATGCTGCCCGCCGCCAGCGTGTCGGGCTTTTACATCGCGCATCCGGAAAGCCGTTACTTCTCCGTCGGCAAGATCGATCGCGATCAGGTGGAAGACTTCGCGCGCCGCAACGAAATCGCCATGCCGGATGCGGAGCGCGCACTCGCACCGTTGTTGTAG
- a CDS encoding DUF1840 domain-containing protein, with protein MLITFKCRAAPDVVMLENLAQYLVGIVGKHLGARGVITHEELPTAISKLEAAIVTDKREIAEHEGHFHEGEEGHERHELPIGLAQRAYPFLDMLREAQRENADVLWGV; from the coding sequence ATGTTGATTACATTCAAATGTCGTGCGGCGCCAGACGTCGTAATGCTGGAAAATCTGGCCCAATATCTTGTCGGCATCGTCGGCAAGCACTTGGGCGCGCGCGGCGTGATTACACACGAGGAGCTGCCTACGGCGATCTCGAAGCTCGAGGCGGCGATCGTGACGGACAAGCGGGAGATTGCCGAGCACGAGGGGCACTTCCACGAGGGCGAAGAAGGGCACGAGCGTCACGAGTTGCCGATCGGCCTCGCACAGCGCGCTTACCCGTTTCTCGACATGCTGCGCGAGGCGCAGCGCGAAAACGCCGACGTCCTTTGGGGCGTTTGA
- the argS gene encoding arginine--tRNA ligase, protein MLPAHKQSLEALLAASIQQVVTEANGDAAATPAIALERPKQAAHGDVACNVAMQLAKPLKKNPRELAQHIVDALLAQPAANDLIESAEIAGPGFINLRLTSSAKQAVVGAVIAEGAAFGRSTHGAGKGVLVEFVSANPTGPLHLGHGRQAALGDALANVLASQGYAVHREFYYNDAGVQIHNLAVSTQARAKGLKPGEEGWPEAAYNGEYIGDIAHDYMNGETVAAKDGEPVKGKGDIDDLDAIRKFAVAYLRHEQDMDLQAFGVKFDRYYLESSLYTEGRVAKTVEALIATGKTFEQEGALWLRTTEYGDDKDRVMRKSDGTYTYFVPDVAYHIAKWERGFSKVINVQGSDHHGTIARVRAGLQALGVGIPKGYPDYVLHKMVTVMRDGQEVKISKRAGSYVTVRDLIEWSGGAVPGQETAPDLLDEATITRGRDAVRFFLISRKADTEFVFDVDLALKQNDENPVYYVQYAHARICSILTEWKSRFGGDETALPRVDVSVLTSVRAMSLMHKLAEYPDMLTHAAFELAPHAIAFYLRELAGEFHSFYNAERVLVDSQSERDARIALLAATRQVLANGLATIGVCAPAKM, encoded by the coding sequence ATGCTGCCAGCCCACAAACAGAGTCTCGAAGCCTTGCTCGCCGCGAGCATCCAGCAAGTCGTCACTGAAGCGAACGGCGATGCCGCCGCCACGCCCGCGATCGCGCTCGAGCGCCCGAAGCAAGCCGCACATGGCGACGTCGCTTGCAACGTCGCCATGCAACTGGCCAAACCGCTCAAGAAAAATCCGCGCGAACTCGCGCAGCACATCGTCGATGCCCTGCTCGCGCAGCCCGCCGCGAACGACTTGATCGAGAGCGCCGAGATCGCGGGCCCAGGGTTCATCAACCTGCGCCTGACCTCGAGCGCGAAGCAGGCCGTCGTGGGCGCCGTCATCGCCGAGGGCGCCGCGTTCGGCCGCTCGACGCACGGCGCCGGCAAGGGGGTGCTCGTCGAGTTCGTCTCCGCGAATCCCACCGGGCCGCTGCACCTCGGCCACGGCCGTCAAGCCGCGCTCGGCGATGCGCTGGCGAACGTTCTCGCGAGCCAGGGCTATGCCGTGCACCGCGAGTTCTACTACAACGACGCGGGCGTGCAGATCCACAACCTCGCCGTCTCGACGCAAGCGCGTGCGAAGGGTTTGAAGCCCGGCGAGGAAGGCTGGCCCGAAGCCGCATACAACGGCGAATACATCGGCGACATCGCGCACGACTACATGAACGGCGAGACGGTCGCGGCCAAGGACGGCGAGCCCGTCAAGGGCAAGGGCGACATCGACGATCTCGATGCGATCCGCAAGTTCGCCGTCGCCTACCTGCGCCACGAGCAGGACATGGACTTGCAAGCGTTCGGCGTGAAGTTCGATCGGTACTACCTCGAGTCGTCGCTCTACACGGAAGGACGCGTCGCGAAGACGGTGGAGGCGCTGATCGCCACGGGCAAGACGTTCGAGCAGGAAGGCGCACTCTGGCTGCGCACGACCGAATACGGCGACGACAAAGACCGCGTGATGCGCAAATCCGACGGCACGTACACGTATTTCGTGCCCGACGTCGCTTATCACATCGCGAAGTGGGAACGCGGCTTCTCGAAAGTCATCAACGTGCAAGGCTCCGACCACCACGGCACGATCGCGCGCGTGCGCGCGGGGCTGCAAGCGCTCGGCGTCGGCATCCCGAAGGGCTACCCCGATTACGTGCTGCACAAGATGGTCACCGTCATGCGCGACGGCCAGGAAGTGAAGATCTCCAAGCGCGCCGGCAGCTACGTGACCGTGCGCGACTTGATCGAATGGTCGGGCGGCGCGGTGCCGGGGCAAGAAACCGCGCCCGATCTGCTCGACGAGGCGACGATCACGCGCGGGCGCGACGCCGTGCGCTTCTTTCTGATCTCGCGCAAGGCCGACACCGAATTCGTCTTCGACGTCGATCTCGCGCTCAAGCAAAACGACGAAAATCCCGTCTATTACGTCCAATACGCGCATGCGCGGATCTGCTCGATCCTCACCGAATGGAAGTCGCGCTTCGGCGGCGACGAAACGGCGCTGCCGCGGGTAGACGTCTCGGTGCTCACGAGCGTGCGCGCGATGTCGCTGATGCACAAGCTCGCCGAGTATCCCGACATGCTCACGCACGCGGCCTTCGAGCTCGCGCCGCATGCGATCGCGTTCTATCTGCGCGAACTCGCGGGCGAATTTCACTCGTTCTACAATGCCGAGCGCGTGCTCGTCGACTCGCAGTCCGAGCGCGACGCGCGCATCGCGCTACTCGCGGCGACGCGCCAAGTGCTCGCCAACGGTCTCGCGACGATCGGCGTCTGTGCGCCCGCCAAGATGTAA